A segment of the Bacteriovorax sp. PP10 genome:
AAAAGTGGAGCAAAAAGATGTAAGGAACTGGTTGAGATTTTCTTAGGATTCTCCAAGTTTTCTCCGACGGCCAACTCTCGAGTTTCAATTAAGGGCTCACTTGATCAGGCCATTAATCTTCTGCGCTTTAGAATGATTGAATCGAATTTAAGATTAGAGATGAAGTATTCACCGACTTTGGAGAATTTTTCTCATCAGATTAATGCTTCCATTATGTCGATGATTCTCTACCTTCTTTGTAGTGAATTGATGACGGCCTTTGCTCACCATCGTCTTGTGACAATGAGCCAGCATGGGGTTTTATCAGGAGAAGTTTTAGAATTTTCAAATCAGATCATTTTAAAGCTTGATGATGAATTCGAATATGAAGATAAGATCGCTCAATCAAAACTGATTCAACACTTACTTATCTTCGAAAAACTCGAAATCAATTTCTTGAAACAAGAAATCCGCTTAATTTATCGTTCTTAATTAAAGATATAAATGAGGGAAGTCGTAGGCATTTGGATTTTCTGCCATAAACGTCTCGATAGGATCTTTTAAATCCGGATTCGCAATCTTAGCTGCCTGACGATCAATCATCAGGAAGTCTCTCTTGGTCTTTAAGTACTGAACCAGAAAATTGTTAATCATTGGGTTAAGGTGATCTTTTTTCATCTTCCCTTGGCCCATACGAGCACTTTTAGAGTTGATGTATTGAACCAGCTTATTTTGGTGAGTAGGGTAGCGAAATACCAGCTCAAGCTTCTGGTGAAGTGACTTTAAAGGGAAGATTACATACTGCTCAGGAATCAAGTGATTTAAAACGATGAAGTCCGAAGGCATTTCATCCATATTGTGATGGTCGATGAGCGTTTCATCCATTCCATTGAACTCACATAACTTTTTAATCGTTTCAATTTCAAGAGGAGCACTGATCTTTGAGAAGTACGAAGACATCTCAATCAGACCTTGAAAATAAGGGCCAACCAGTTTCAGTGTTAAAATCTCATAAGGGATCGATCTGATTTTTTCAGCGATATACTTCATTTCTTCGGCCGTTCCATGAGAAGGCATTGAAAAAAGCACCACTCCTTCAAGACCTTTTAGAGTGACTAAAAAAGGTGAAGTTAAAGTCGTGATCTGCTCGATAATCGCATCGAGAGGCATATCTTTTTTGAAGTTGATTCTATCTAATTCAAACTTATTTTTTGGATAATAAAGGCTGTTTACCTTTGAAATTTTCTTATGAATGAAGATTGAAAGGTACTTAAGTAGTAGTTCTGCCGACGCCATCGCATCGTCTAGCGCTCTATGGGCCTTCTGGTGTTGAAGGTCGAAGATCTTACTCATGTAGTTCAAGTTCGAACTCAGAAGGTTAGGGATCATGTATTTGGTCATCAGATACGTGCAAATGGACTTATTAGTCAGTTCCGGGCGATCCATACGTCTTAGGACGGAATTGAAGAAAGGCACGTCAAATGACGTATTATGGGCCACCAGGATGGCGTCTCCCATAAACTCTAAAATCTCATCCATAACCTCTTCAATGAGAGGGGCATCCGTCACGTCAGCGTCTTTAATGCTGGTTAATTTCTGGATAAATTCCGGGATATGCATATCAGGCTTAATCAGGAAGCTTTTCTGATCGACAATCTTTAGTTCTTTAATTTTGATTAAACCAATCTCGATAATCTTATCGTGCTGATGATTTCCGCCAGTTGTTTCAAGATCGAAAACACAGAATGTAAGGGAGTGAAGAAGGTCGTACGAGGGCGTCTTTGGGAAATTCGTTGTCATGAGTGCATCCTTATTCGAACATTCGTCCGAGTAGTTTAGACTCAAGTCTAATAAAAAAAGGCCCCTTCGTAAAGGGGCCCTTAAAGTGTCTATGAAATTTTAAAGCTAATTATCTGTTTAAGTTCTTGATGTCCATCCACGGAGGAGTCTCTTCATCTTCGAAACCAGAGAAATCAAGTTTCACTTTCGGGTGGTGGTATCCGTCTAAAATCCCAGCGTCTACATAGTAAACACCAGCTGACATGTCTTTAGTATCAATCCCATAA
Coding sequences within it:
- a CDS encoding 3'-5' exonuclease, which encodes MTTNFPKTPSYDLLHSLTFCVFDLETTGGNHQHDKIIEIGLIKIKELKIVDQKSFLIKPDMHIPEFIQKLTSIKDADVTDAPLIEEVMDEILEFMGDAILVAHNTSFDVPFFNSVLRRMDRPELTNKSICTYLMTKYMIPNLLSSNLNYMSKIFDLQHQKAHRALDDAMASAELLLKYLSIFIHKKISKVNSLYYPKNKFELDRINFKKDMPLDAIIEQITTLTSPFLVTLKGLEGVVLFSMPSHGTAEEMKYIAEKIRSIPYEILTLKLVGPYFQGLIEMSSYFSKISAPLEIETIKKLCEFNGMDETLIDHHNMDEMPSDFIVLNHLIPEQYVIFPLKSLHQKLELVFRYPTHQNKLVQYINSKSARMGQGKMKKDHLNPMINNFLVQYLKTKRDFLMIDRQAAKIANPDLKDPIETFMAENPNAYDFPHLYL